A single Macaca mulatta isolate MMU2019108-1 chromosome 15, T2T-MMU8v2.0, whole genome shotgun sequence DNA region contains:
- the LOC144334887 gene encoding uncharacterized protein LOC144334887 codes for MAAAAGTRAEVQKQKLSSGRAKCYNRRSANAYIPSAPASASLGLGCQNEAGKLPRLIGLALCRGRRANGVGRRRGLPVGRRAAARRVPGEGRARRASGKRSPGSEPGRSFRELGRAGPAAAPRPELRRRRSCAGTRHLRAGPVQERGPHGTSPGPPGRGGCDALKAERYTGSGAAAVEGSAPQSRRGRGVSCSGVPQAHCPRCRVRGARGGRRVPRAWAEDRGGERRGEASPAAARPALLWRRRWPCAGRLGTSAPGVRELRGDQDRAQTSPGGWAPTSGLQGRYPNHGSARWG; via the exons ATGGCGGCGGCGGCTGGGACGCGGGCGGAAGTTCAGAAACAGAAGCTAAGCAGCGGGCGCGCAAAGTGCTACAACCGACGCTCCGCTAACGCTTATATACCCTCCGCGCCCGCCTCCGCCAGCCTCGGATTGGGCTGCCAGAACGAGGCTGGCAAGCTCCCTCGTTTGATTGGCCTCGCCCTC TGTCGCGGGAGGCGCGCGAACGGGGTGGGGCGCAGGCGCGGGCTTCCGGTCGGGCGGCGGGCAGCTGCGCGCCGGGTGCCGGGGGAAGGGCGGGCCCGACGGGCCTCGGGCAAGCGCAGTCCTGGCTCTGAGCCCGGGAGGTCCTTTCGGGAGCTGGGAAGGGCAGGCCCGGCCGCGGCTCCGCGTCCAGAGTTGCGCCGTCGCCGGTCCTGCGCCGGGACACGGCATCTGCGCGCTGGGCCGGTTCAGGAGCGGGGTCCGCACGGAACGAGCCCGGGGCCTCCAGGCCGAGGAGGCTGCGATGCCTTAAAAGCAGAAAGATACACGGGCTCGGGGGCTGCGGCGGTGGAGGGGAGCGCACCCCAGAGCCGCAGAGGCCGCGGAGTTTCCTGCTCCGGGGTCCCGCAGGCCCACTGCCCTCGCTGTCGGGTGAGGGGAGCACGTGGGGGACGTCGCGTCCCGAGGGCCTGGGCGGAGGAcaggggaggggagcggaggggcGAGGCCTCCCCCGCAGCCGCGCGCCCTGCCCTGTTGTGGAGACGGCGCTGGCCGTGCGCCGGTCGCCTTGGTACCTCGGCCCCAGGAGTGCGCGAGCTCCGTGGAGACCAGGACAGAGCCCAGACCTCCCCCGGCGGGTGGGCCCCGACCTCTGGGCTCCAGGGCCGGTATCCCAACCACGGGTCAGCGCGCTGGGGCTGA